In Zobellia roscoffensis, the following are encoded in one genomic region:
- a CDS encoding thiamine-binding protein: protein MDISVELTFSPLQDDFEEHIINFIKKLRASGLMVLENPLSTQVYGDYDQVMSVLKSDIKEAFELMDKGLLFMKIVKSDRSEYEPFF, encoded by the coding sequence ATGGACATATCGGTAGAACTTACCTTTTCCCCTCTACAGGATGACTTTGAGGAGCACATCATAAACTTTATTAAAAAACTGCGCGCTTCAGGTCTTATGGTTTTGGAAAATCCTTTGAGTACTCAGGTGTATGGAGATTATGATCAAGTGATGAGTGTCCTTAAGAGTGATATAAAAGAAGCTTTTGAATTAATGGATAAGGGGCTGTTATTTATGAAAATAGTAAAGTCTGACCGAAGCGAGTATGAGCCATTTTTTTGA
- the pnuC gene encoding nicotinamide riboside transporter PnuC translates to MSHFFDWIFAQYDGTATHLVVLEIIGVIFGFLSVWFSKKENILVFPTGIISTAVFVYILLVFGLLGDMLINAYYFSMSIYGWYIWTRKVDETHFIPITRTTNTEKKWSVLLFVATVILVCLIYLFFDKFNSWTAYVDTITTAIFFVGMWLMAKKKLENWVYWIIGDIISVPLYWYKGLIFTSLQYFLFTIIAVYGYLAWKKSLNKSPQTLLK, encoded by the coding sequence ATGAGCCATTTTTTTGATTGGATATTTGCACAGTATGACGGGACAGCCACACATTTAGTGGTTTTAGAAATTATTGGAGTCATCTTTGGTTTTCTTAGCGTCTGGTTCTCCAAAAAAGAGAACATTCTTGTTTTTCCTACTGGGATAATTAGCACGGCTGTTTTTGTTTATATCCTATTGGTTTTTGGACTTTTAGGTGATATGCTTATAAATGCCTACTATTTTTCTATGAGTATTTACGGTTGGTATATATGGACGAGGAAAGTTGATGAAACCCATTTTATTCCTATCACACGCACCACCAATACAGAAAAGAAGTGGTCTGTACTGCTATTTGTAGCGACCGTTATTTTGGTATGCCTGATCTATTTGTTTTTTGATAAATTCAATAGTTGGACGGCATATGTAGATACAATAACCACCGCCATTTTCTTTGTAGGTATGTGGCTTATGGCTAAGAAAAAACTTGAGAATTGGGTGTATTGGATTATTGGCGATATTATTAGCGTTCCCCTTTATTGGTACAAAGGCCTTATATTTACCTCCCTGCAATACTTTCTGTTTACGATTATTGCGGTTTACGGTTATCTCGCATGGAAAAAAAGTTTGAACAAGAGCCCTCAGACGTTGTTAAAGTAG
- a CDS encoding 4'-phosphopantetheinyl transferase family protein — translation MPLYKIVKVNKDTKVYIWKVTESEQELSKGIDLTPHCQNRMDGMKSELHRRGFLSIRHLMAEAGYVDADLFYDEFGKPHLKDGKKISITHSNHFTGIIVSAKHEVGIDIEMQREKILRIAHKFTPIEEYRTIANTDALIRKLTIVWGSKEALYKIYAQQGISFIHHINVKDFTFDSAATTAEILYHGDLSIYQIRFMEFEGFTCVYALKS, via the coding sequence ATGCCTCTTTATAAGATAGTAAAGGTAAATAAGGACACCAAGGTGTACATTTGGAAGGTAACTGAATCAGAACAGGAGCTTTCTAAAGGAATTGACCTGACCCCACACTGCCAAAACCGAATGGATGGCATGAAATCAGAACTTCATCGCAGGGGTTTCTTGAGCATCAGGCATTTAATGGCGGAGGCCGGTTATGTGGATGCTGATTTGTTTTATGACGAATTTGGAAAACCACATTTGAAGGATGGAAAAAAAATAAGCATTACGCATTCCAATCACTTTACGGGCATTATTGTAAGTGCCAAACATGAAGTGGGCATTGATATTGAAATGCAAAGGGAGAAAATACTGCGTATTGCCCATAAGTTTACCCCCATTGAAGAATACCGGACCATTGCCAATACAGATGCCTTAATACGAAAACTAACAATTGTTTGGGGTAGCAAAGAGGCACTTTATAAAATATATGCTCAACAGGGTATAAGTTTTATCCATCATATTAATGTTAAGGATTTCACTTTTGATAGTGCAGCTACTACTGCCGAAATTTTATACCATGGTGATTTGTCTATCTACCAAATACGGTTCATGGAATTTGAAGGATTTACCTGTGTCTACGCTTTAAAGAGCTAA